One window of bacterium genomic DNA carries:
- the mltG gene encoding endolytic transglycosylase MltG: MGKNRSSITAKVSSLVFVAVFLLILLLVVLFWPTLLTPRRPYISQTVFIPPGSGVRQIASILKSYRIIDYPLYFTLTAKLKGVENSLKAGEYRFNNRMSTKELLDQLKKGETITSSFTIPEGYNLREIAGRLQDEGFASSKRFLSLCYDRDFISSLGLNVESLEGYLFPDTYQAVRGTSEEEIIRAMFNRFQEITDPFRGKIKKMDISLHSIIILASLIEKEVQKEEERPLVSAVFYNRLKQGMPLESCATVLYALGYHKYLLTYDDLKIKSPYNTYLHPGLPPGPICSPGRTSIKAALNPAPVPYLYFVAQQNGNHQFSETYIQHQRAKRKNK; this comes from the coding sequence ATGGGAAAAAACCGGTCATCAATTACAGCTAAAGTTTCAAGTCTGGTCTTTGTGGCCGTTTTTTTATTAATCCTATTATTAGTTGTTCTCTTCTGGCCTACCCTCCTTACTCCCCGCCGGCCATATATCTCCCAAACCGTCTTTATTCCCCCTGGGTCCGGGGTCAGGCAAATTGCCTCTATCCTGAAATCTTACCGGATTATTGACTATCCCCTCTACTTTACCCTAACAGCCAAACTAAAAGGTGTTGAGAACAGCCTTAAGGCAGGAGAATATAGATTTAACAACCGAATGTCTACCAAGGAGCTTCTGGATCAACTGAAGAAAGGGGAGACGATCACTTCCTCCTTTACTATCCCTGAAGGCTATAATCTTAGGGAAATTGCTGGCAGACTTCAGGACGAGGGATTTGCTTCCTCAAAAAGATTCCTCTCACTTTGTTATGACCGGGATTTCATCTCTTCTTTAGGGCTGAACGTAGAAAGCTTGGAGGGGTATCTTTTTCCTGACACCTACCAGGCCGTAAGGGGGACAAGTGAGGAAGAGATTATTAGGGCGATGTTTAATCGCTTCCAAGAAATAACCGATCCATTCCGGGGCAAGATTAAAAAGATGGACATATCCCTACACTCGATTATTATACTGGCCTCGCTCATTGAGAAAGAAGTCCAAAAGGAAGAAGAAAGGCCCCTTGTTTCAGCCGTATTTTACAATCGGCTGAAACAAGGCATGCCTCTGGAATCCTGTGCTACTGTTCTCTACGCCCTTGGTTATCATAAGTATCTTCTTACTTACGACGATTTGAAAATAAAGTCTCCTTACAATACCTATCTCCATCCTGGGCTTCCCCCGGGGCCAATCTGCAGCCCGGGCCGCACTTCTATTAAAGCTGCTTTAAATCCGGCGCCAGTCCCGTATCTCTATTTTGTGGCCCAACAGAATGGGAATCATCAGTTCTCTGAAACCTATATCCAACATCAAAGAGCCAAGAGGAAGAATAAATAA
- the ruvX gene encoding Holliday junction resolvase RuvX, with protein sequence MGRILGLDLGGKRIGVAISDELGLIAQGLTVIYRDKEGLEISELRDLVTSYQVEEIVVGLPLNMDGSRGDGAMSASAFAERLKSELGLPVNMWDERLTTVSAEKVLIESGLRGRKGRKRRAVVDKVSAVLILQGYLDGHNC encoded by the coding sequence TTGGGACGAATATTAGGACTCGACCTGGGTGGTAAACGAATTGGGGTGGCCATAAGTGATGAGTTGGGACTCATTGCTCAGGGGCTAACGGTTATCTATCGGGATAAAGAAGGCCTGGAGATTAGTGAGTTAAGGGATCTAGTGACTTCTTATCAAGTCGAAGAAATAGTCGTTGGTCTCCCTCTTAATATGGATGGGAGTCGAGGAGACGGGGCAATGTCAGCCTCAGCCTTTGCCGAACGTCTAAAATCGGAGTTGGGCTTACCGGTAAATATGTGGGACGAACGGTTGACCACGGTAAGTGCAGAGAAGGTTTTGATCGAATCGGGGTTAAGAGGAAGAAAAGGGCGTAAACGTCGGGCGGTAGTTGATAAAGTGAGTGCGGTTCTTATTCTTCAAGGTTATCTTGACGGCCATAATTGTTAG